tttaaaataatatttattttagattttttttttagaaaatgagcTCACTTCATATCATtatttggatttatttatttatttttttatttcggtCTAATAGGGAATGGATGCCATTGAATGCATTAAAGGTTGATGAAGAAGACTTGATCTTGAATTTAGTCTCATTCAAAAATACGAAGGAACATAAGCTATTTATAATGTCCAATGGCAACCTCCATCGTGGACTAGTCGGACATCTTTGGAAAAGCTGCGGACGCCTTTCGCACAAAACACCAATGATATGTTCGTGTGTTGGGAGGCGCAGCTGAAGCAAATTTCCACGTTCTGGCTTTGGGGAGCTTGAAGAGCAAGATGACCGGATGCGAGTGGGGCATGGAGGAATGAACCCTTGTGGTGGTGGTTTCCACCTGACTGAAATGATCTTACATTTTGTACCGCCTTGTGATAAATTCTTATAGATATAGAATTTAGCAGCCTAAATATTGGCCTTTTGCACCAGGAAAGGAAGTGATAATTTTTTGCCATGAGAGATGGGTTCACTACGATTTTTTCCAAGGTATCAGCAAGTAGATCAAAGCAAATGTTCCAAGGCATATTTCGGGTTGACTTATTGTCGATTCAAATGTTAGTATTTGTTGAATATGTGTTAGAAGTGTTGTAGAAAGTGAACgattgaacaataaaataaatagaacaagaaaataaatcggacaccaaaTTTATGAAGTTTGTTTGTAGTGATCAATATCCATGGTGAAAGCAGCAATGGATTTCATTATAGATCAAGTGATACAATGAAGATTTTAACCACACttaagtcactcaaacactcttaGTATTTCCCAAGCCTCAATTACATTAAATAACTCATGCAGTGTTTAACCCACAATTTATCAcgaaataatctttcaatcttGAGGAGAAATTAAACAAATCTTAAgctcacaagatttaattggcttgagCATTAAATCTTCGTGGATATAATTTCACAAACAATACTTATGAAATAACCCACATCAAGCACTCACTTGGAAATGACACTTTGATATTTCTTCGTGATCAACTAAACAACCTCATGGCCACGAGCaattatttcaatatatatgCATGCGAGcaattatttcaataaatatgCATGCTGCCTTAAGAACCCAGACCGACTTTTGTAGGGAATAattccttctcttttgtttctttctctgaCCCATCGTTGTTTGTCGACCGAGTCAAAGAAACCCACGCCAACTAGGATTAAGAAGCAGAATCCAGCcaagcttttctttattttattttatttatttctctgaAGCACATTGGCCGGTCAAAGTCTAAAATTGGACTTTCCTTTCCTGTCCTCTTCCATGCTCAAAGTCAAACGCTTTTTTAGACTACACCGTGTAGCCGGCTTCACCACATGACTCCACCACGGAAGTAATTTTCATATTCTGAGATTCAATTTCTTTGAACTTTCTCCGCAATTCAATTCGGGTCAAGTTTTTTCAATCGTTCAGACttaagacatattttaacaagagcaaattaaagaaattgatgatatgtgatggttgagtaatgggtctccaaacaaaagaaatgacATATCAGTCACACAAAATGTGGATGGTAGTTTGACACCCTTACATACACAACAGTTAGTAGAAATCTTTTGAAAGGTTGTGTGAGTCTCCATTTGAGATAATCCAATTGGTACCTTTTTGCAGCGTGTTCGAATCTTTATCAAAACTCTTCCAAATGAAGGATTTCTTACTAGTGTTGTGGCTAGAAATCAAGCGTGGGCGAAAAATGTGCTTTGCTTATAAAAGCCAACACCATGGCTTTTCAGGCCCTTGGAGAAATCACCATTGGAGTTTTGCTAAGTGTTGGACAATTTCTAAGTTTTTTTAAGACTCAGATATCCtatatttttttaagcaaaGCTAATAAATCCCAATTAAGAAGGTGGACATGCTTTTCTGATTGGTATCTTCCCATTCAAATTTGTTAGTTATTTGGTCAGTATTTCACTTTGTTGGGAATTTAGGTTAGTCGCAGTACACGAGTGGGTATGGCTGGGACGAATCTGGAAAGCCTCAATacatttgtgattttttctgGGGTTCTCGAGAATTTATTCCGACAATAACTTGGTTAGGAACTTACCCAGAATTACCCGTCTTTTTCGTCTATTTGCGACAAAAGATGTCGTAGGACTATCCGAAAGCTACTTTGTTATAAGGTATATTGACAGCACATTGCATGTAATAGCTTCTCTTTTTCACTTTAATAACTTGTGTTCGCCAATGGCATGTTGTTTCTGCTTTGGTTTGCGTCCGATTCCATCAGCAGCTGCACCCAAGTGCGGTTCAAACTTCCAACAAAAGGTGATACAGATGGCGATATCTCACGGAAAAATATTATGGTCTTTTAGGGAGAGTGATGAATGGGACGCATCGTGATGAATTCGAACTTCCTTTATAAATAGGTCAAGGGAGCTTGCCTCGTGATCAACTCGGTACAGCTCTTTCTTTACTTCGATTTTGGGGGTCTTTCAATGGCAAAATCTAGAAAGATGATGATCCAATTTGGCCAACTCAAGAGCAAGCTTTTACCTCccttttctcctcctccattgTATCCAAGCCTCTTAAACAAAAGAACATCACAATTCCAATTGCAATCCCCTCCCATCTCTTTGCCGTCTTTCTTTCCACGCCACTTTCTTCTCTCAAAAATAGCCTAACTCCCAAGCCACAATTCTACTTGCCTCTCTCCTTCATCCGTCGGTGGGTTCACGACACATTCATCAGCTATAAACGGGCTGATACACGCAACTTCGTGAGCCATCTCCATGATGCTCTCGAGCGGAAAAAGATAAAGGCCTTTGTTGACTGTAGTCTGGAAAGAGGACTAGAGATTGCACCAGCAATCAATGAAGCAATTGAGCAATCAAGGAGCGCCATAGTGGTCATCTCTCAGACCTTTGTCTCCTCGCCGTGGTGTCTGGATGAACTGGATAAGATCCTCGagtgcaaggaaaagaaaggccagTTGGTGTTCCTTATTTTTGTAGATGTTGACCCTAGAGAGATGCGCGAGCAGTCTGGACAGTTCACGCGGATCGGCCAAAGCGAGAAGGGTTTCGGGCAGAAGAATGCCGACAAGGTCCGGAGGTGGAGAGACGCTCTCCGCAAAGCTGGCAATCTTACTGGTTGGCCTCTTGGAGACAGGTACTGACTTTCTCTCTTCCTTGAATGTTTCCCTGAGAGGATTCCTAAAGGAAGCACTTATTTTATGCATGAAACCATAGAACTTGCTCTTTGTTGAAATATCTCATGATTATAGAATTTATATGctttatatatgtgtgtgtggtCTTTCACTACTTATCcgtttaagcttttgagttggatttttgTAACGTGGTATTATAGTTACACTCCTTAATACTGTCTTTTATCTTCCATCACTTTCCTGATATGCTGATTAGCTCCTCATATAGCAAATTCGAAGTGTTCAGCTAAATAAAACGGTAAAAGAACTTCTGTTAAGCGTTGAAGGAAGATAAAGTATTGACCCACATTTCATATTTTGTATTTCATAACTAAACAAAAAAACTAGTTTATCCAAATGCTACGAGCTTCTTTTTATATAGGAGGTTCTCAGATGTCTCATGCCTTATTTTCGTTAATATTAGAGAGAAAGTGGGCAAGTCCAGACATCTTCCTGAGTaaaaaataagaacaagaaaaataaagaaagtcaAATATGAAAAAGAGGGAGATGTGCCATATTATGAGAGCACATGTCAACCTCTCACATGCCCACTAATTTCTATTATAGTGGATTGGATATGGgacattaaattagattatatgGACGATACTCGTAAATTCTAGAATGTAATCTTATTGTTCTTCATCTTTTGTTAGCACGACTAGAGTCACGCCTTCAGTTATGACAATTTGCAGATTTGAAGCTGAATTCATCAATTCCATTGTGGAGAAAATCTCAAGAAGATTGAGCCGCTCATGCACAAACCTGCTTGCTTTCCATTCAGTCGGGTTAGATTCTCAAGTACAAACCTTGTGCTCCTTTCTCAAGTTAGAGGTTGAGGAGGTCCGAATCGTGGGAATTTCCGGGAGTAGTGGAATAGGTAAGACGACACTTGTGAGAGCTTTGTACCACCAAATTGCAGATCAATTTGATCGGAGTTGCTTCCTTGCGGACGTGAAGGATATCTCGAGCCGAGACGGCCTTGTCAAAATGCAGGAGACCATTTTGGTGACATTCTTGGTGGTGGAGTTTCTGAGCTTGGCAACGATATTACTATAGTAATAAACCTCATGAAGAGTAAGCTCCAAAACAAAAGGGTTTTGTTAGTATTTGATGATGCTGAAGGGTTCTCAGAGCCACTGAGCCAGCTGATCGAGGCAATAAACTTAGGCTTAGGAAGTAGAGTCATTTTTATCCCTCGACATGAAGAAACCTTAATCGGTTTACGCGGGGATATTTATAAGGTAAGACCACTAAATGATGATCGAGCTCTTGAGCTTTTCAGTTGGAATGCATTCCAAGAAAGATATCCCAAAATTGATTATAAGATGCTCTCAAATTGTTTCACTAGCTTTTCAAAGGGCTTCCTTTGTTACTCACTGTGATGGGTTCTTTCTTGAATGGCAAAAGTGTTGAAGAATGGCAAGGAGCTTTTGATCGATTGAAAGAAATTCCTCAGGGAAAGGTTCATCAAATATTGAGGATTGCCATTGATGGCTTAGAGGCCAACGAGAGGATGatttttcttgacattgcaTGTTTTCTTAATGGATATGACAAAGAAGAGATAATCAGGTCCCTAGATCAATGTTGTGTCCATGCCAATAGTGGTATTGAGATCTTGGCTCAAAAGTCGCTCATATACAttgatgaaaataacaaaatttggaTGCATGATATGCTTCGAGAAATGGGTAGAAGAATTGTGATTCGAGAGTGCCCTAAAAATCCCAGCAAGCGAAGTAGAATATGGTGTCATGAGGATGCTCTACGATTGTTTAGTCAAAATTCGGTAAGAGTTTATTGGCCTATTTCAATATGCATAATTATTTTCAAGTGCTTCCAATatgcataattatttttatttgtctctAACAGGGAACAGATGCCATTGAAGGCATTAAACTAGACAAGATTGATGTACAAGACTTGATCTTGAATGCAGACTCGTTCAAAAATATGAAGAAGCTCAGGTTATTCATGATGGATAATCATGTCCTTCATTGTGGACCAGCTGGACATCTATCGGAAAAGTTGTGGAGATGTTTCGTACGAAACAACAATAATATCTTATTATCTTGATATTGGTCCAAATCAACCTCTGCGTGAAGGTTGGTTGGATGGGTCCAAATTTGAGTCTATGCATGTGGATCCAATAGATTTAGTTTCTTGGACCTTGGCCCATTAGcccaatttaattatcttgtcaaaAGGCTTGGCACAGTTACTTAATGAAGGCCaccgcatctctctctctctctctctctcatattttctttttaaattattttacttttcatccTTGTACTTTGACTacttttctaatcaagtctctatactttcaatttttctaatcaagtccttTTAACATAAAATCTAGCCTAATCCAACTGACATGGTTGTTAAAAATGCTGACACGTGACCTAAATTAAATATTGCATAGGTAAAGAACCCACTGTGGATAGGGAATTGGCGGGAGAATAAACATTTGATTTATTCCCTATCTTCGACCTTTGGATGGGTGTCAATGTAAGTAATATTTAATTCACCTTACTCTTTGGCTTCCTCTTGCGACGACATCAGTTGGATTTGGCCAATATCGAGAGATTAGATAGTTTGTTAAGTGgaaggacttgattagaaaGACTAAAAATATAGGGTCTCAATTAGTTGTTATACAAAGttgaaagaacaaacaaaaataaagcaatttgagtgagaaataaatgcaaaaaaaagtaaagctgATACAGTGAACATACATCTTTCAGGGGTGTGCCACGAAAAGATTGACGAGATAGTTAAATGATAATTAGCAAAGAGGAGATTACAATCCCTTAATCACACTCATACGCAAATGTTTTCCGACCTTGATTACATTTgagtaaaagaaaatatctttcatttgATTTACCTTACAACTCTCTAAAAACTCTCTGAGAgtaaatgagaaaaatagatcaaaaaAGAGAGCCAATAAATTTGCTGGTCTTAAGAAAAGTACAACATTTGAATAAATATGCATGTTAATCTTATTCCACATCTCTAAATTTGCTGGTACATCCACATAACCAGCCAAGGAAGTGTTGAAAAGAGGAAACACCAACAGGGATGGGCGTGAGCTCTTAACTCAATAGCCTGCATTCTCTGGTGTCTGGAATGTAAGGTACAGGATTAATAGTCCTAGAGCGGGGCAGAGCATGCGTGATATTATAAAATACAGAAGGAAAATAAAGTTTTGCCCATTATCGGATAATCCAGAAGGGGCCATAGAAGGCACCAGATGTATCCTCATACATTGACGTGGATGcatggtttctttcttttgtaaaGAACAGCCAATTCAAGCTGTCCTGGCGGCAAAACTTTGCCTTCGGCAAGGTAAAAAGCCAAATTTGCTAAATCCTCTGAAATTTTTAGCGCCGGATGGAAGTAAACATGCTTCAATAGCCAGAACAAGAGGAATGCCGTGTGCTCTTTTTGGGCGACTTCGTGCTGACCCGTTGCAATAGCGATTCAAGAAAGAACCATAGGAAAAGTCGTCGACGTAATCGAAAAAGCAGCATTTGGCTGAGTCAGGAGCACTTGTATCCGCTCCTCAGGGACTAAGCCCAGTAATAGCGTACAAATCAAGAAGGGTAATCAACATAGACCCAGAGCGAAGAAAGAAACGGTTAGTTGATGGGGACCAAAAACTTATGAAACCATTCAGAAGATCCAGATCAgttcgaaatagaaatttttttattccaaaacatgataatcaaaatttctgttctagaaataattttctattccaaacatgttttagaataaaaacctgtttgataaacctactcaattttctatttcggaatagatttctattccagaaattgatttggatgagaaatcgaaatagaaattttctacttgaTTACggaagaaaatcataaataatttctcccactaaaccctaatttcggtgagtcctccctcatctcctctacgtctctacctcctcctcctcatccgcctctcctcattttattataaataaataaataaaaataaatatattcattttattcatttaaaaataataaatttattaaatttattaaaaataatttatttatgataaataaaaataatttatttttattaaaaataaatttaataaatttatttttttgccttgagtgttttgccaaataaatttatttttattttttttatgtttattcactttaaaataaatttattcgtaaaataaaataaaatagaataaataaaataaatttattttaaggatatttttattttaaaataaaatgatatttttattttatttttatgatttattttattttattttattatttatttttttgttactaaatcatttttatttttattttttatattaaaggtcgtcgtcatcgccgccgccgttcaaaaaagaagaaattttgtatcgttatcaaacaaatatctattttagtagaaattttgtgtcgttatcaaatggttatttttgcttagaaactcttctagaaatagaaatagaaatagaaaaatctatttttattccgGTAAACTATTTCCGGAGAAAGAATAGTTGTCATGTGCGTCCTAAATCCTCTGAAATTTTTAGCGCTGGATGGAAGTAAACATACTTCAATAGCGTAACAAGAGGAATGCCGTGTGCTCTTTTGGGTGACTTTGCGCTGACCCGTTGCAATAGCGATTCAAGAAAGAACCATAGGAAAAGTCGTCGACGTAATCAAAAAAGCAAAACATTTGGCCGAgttaggctgcgcatgataaaatttatgtttcttgatttcttcgttctcttgttCCAGGAGCatggtttggaacagaaattcgcttggtaatgcaatttgatttctctatttcaaacagatttctattccgaaatagatttgaagaataaatcgaagctaaaatttttagtttctcGGTTTacgaaaatagaaattgagaaatcaatttacggcaagaaatcaatttatattctaaaaa
This Eucalyptus grandis isolate ANBG69807.140 chromosome 7, ASM1654582v1, whole genome shotgun sequence DNA region includes the following protein-coding sequences:
- the LOC104455269 gene encoding TMV resistance protein N-like isoform X1 gives rise to the protein MGSFLNGKSVEEWQGAFDRLKEIPQGKVHQILRIAIDGLEANERMIFLDIACFLNGYDKEEIIRSLDQCCVHANSGIEILAQKSLIYIDENNKIWMHDMLREMGRRIVIRECPKNPSKRSRIWCHEDALRLFSQNSGTDAIEGIKLDKIDVQDLILNADSFKNMKKLRLFMMDNHVLHCGPAGHLSEKLWRCFVRNNNNILLS
- the LOC104455269 gene encoding disease resistance protein RUN1-like isoform X2, with amino-acid sequence MREQSGQFTRIGQSEKGFGQKNADKVRRWRDALRKAGNLTGWPLGDRFEAEFINSIVEKISRRLSRSCTNLLAFHSVGLDSQVQTLCSFLKLEVEEVRIVGISGSSGIGKTTLVRALYHQIADQFDRSCFLADVKDISSRDGLVKMQETILVTFLVVEFLSLATILL